A DNA window from Mastomys coucha isolate ucsf_1 unplaced genomic scaffold, UCSF_Mcou_1 pScaffold21, whole genome shotgun sequence contains the following coding sequences:
- the Znf574 gene encoding zinc finger protein 574, which yields MTEESEETVLYIEHRYVCSECNQLYGSLEEVLVHQNSHVPQQHFELVGVADPGVTVATEAASGTGLYQTLIQESQYQCLECGQLLLSPSQLLEHQELHLKMMAPQEAVPAEPSPKVPPLSSSTIHYECVDCKALFASQEMWLSHRQTHLRATPNKAPTPVVLGSPVVLGPPVGQARVAVEHSYRKAEEGGEGAAVPSVAATTEMVTEVELLLYKCSECSQLFQMPADFLEHQATHFPAPVPEAAEPATQQETLVPSPTEAAASQPDPLPASDHSYELRNELRNGEAIGRDRRGRKPRRNNSGESGGTATQELFCSACDQLFLSPHQLQQHLRSHREGVFKCPLCSRVFPSPSSLDQHLGDHSSESHFLCVDCGLAFGTEALLLAHRRAHTPNPLHSCPCGKTFVNLTKFLYHRRTHGAGGVPLPTTPVPPEEPAISFPEPAPADTGELEAPELPASEVSSAEPAAPGTYRCLLCSREFGKALQLTRHQRFVHRLERRHKCSICGKMFKKKSHVRNHLRTHTGERPFPCPDCSKPFNSPANLARHRLTHTGERPYRCGDCGKAFTQSSTLRQHRLVHAQHFPYRCQECGVRFHRPYRLLMHRYHHTGEYPYKCRECPRSFLLRRLLEVHQLVIHAGRQPYRCSSCGAAFPSSLRLREHRCAAAATQAPRRFECGTCGKKVGSAARLQAHEAAHAAAGPGEVLAKEPPAPRASRATRTPVTPSPTALGGTTSAAPAAPARRRGLECSECKKLFSTETSLQVHRRIHTGERPYPCPDCGKAFRQSTHLKDHRRLHTGERPFACEVCGKAFAISMRLAEHRRIHTGERPYSCPDCGKSYRSFSNLWKHRKTHQQQHQAAVRQQLAEAEAAVGLAVMETAVEALPLVEAIEIYPLAEADGVQISG from the coding sequence ATGACTGAGGAGAGTGAAGAGACGGTCCTGTATATTGAGCACCGCTATGTCTGCTCTGAGTGCAACCAGCTCTATGGATCCTTGGAGGAGGTGCTTGTGCACCAGAACTCCCATGTGCCCCAGCAGCACTTTGAGCTGGTGGGCGTGGCTGACCCTGGAGTCACAGTGGCCACAGAGGCAGCTTCAGGCACAGGCCTATATCAGACCCTCATACAGGAGAGCCAGTACCAGTGTCTCGAGTGTGGGCAGTTGCTCCTGTCACCCAGCCAGCTCCTGGAGCACCAAGAGCTACACCTGAAGATGATGGCACCCCAGGAAGCAGTGCCAGCTGAGCCATCACCCAAGGTACCCCCCTTGAGCTCCAGCACCATCCACTATGAGTGTGTGGACTGTAAGGCTCTGTTCGCCAGCCAGGAGATGTGGCTGAGCCATCGCCAGACGCATCTCAGAGCCACGCCCAACAAGGCTCCTACCCCTGTTGTCTTGGGGTCCCCAGTTGTCTTGGGCCCCCCTGTGGGCCAGGCTCGAGTGGCTGTGGAACATTCGTACAGAAAAGCAGAagaaggtggggagggggcagctgTTCCGTCCGTGGCTGCCACCACTGAGATGGTGACAGAAGTAGAGCTGCTCCTCTACAAGTGCTCTGAGTGCTCCCAGCTCTTCCAGATGCCAGCCGACTTCCTGGAGCACCAGGCCACCCACTTCCCTGCTCCTGTCCCAGAGGCTGCAGAGCCTGCCACACAGCAGGAAACCCTGGTCCCCTCACCCACTGAGGCAGCAGCGTCTCAGCCTGACCCTCTGCCAGCTTCCGATCACAGTTATGAGCTGCGTAATGAGCTGCGAAACGGGGAGGCCATTGGGCGAGACCGCCGGGGACGGAAGCCTCGAAGGAACAATAGTGGAGAGTCAGGTGGGACGGCCACCCAGGAACTATTTTGCTCAGCCTGTGACCAGCTCTTTCTCTCACCCCACCAGCTACAGCAGCACCTTCGGAGTCACCGGGAGGGTGTTTTTAAGTGTCCTCTGTGCAGTCGTGTCTTCCCCAGCCCTTCTAGTCTGGATCAGCACCTTGGTGACCATAGCAGTGAGTCTCACTTCCTTTGTGTAGACTGTGGCCTAGCCTTTGGCACTGAAGCCCTCCTCCTGGCCCACCGGCGAGCCCATACCCCAAATCCTCTACATTCATGTCCCTGTGGGAAGACCTTTGTTAACCTCACCAAGTTCCTCTATCACCGGCGTACCCACGGAGCAGGAGGTGTCCCTTTGCCCACAACACCAGTTCCACCAGAGGAGCCTGCTATTAGCTTTCCTGAGCCAGCCCCTGCAGACACAGGAGAGCTGGAGGCCCCAGAGCTCCCGGCATCTGAGGTGAGTTCAGCCGAGCCTGCAGCTCCAGGCACTTACCGCTGCCTCCTGTGTAGCCGGGAGTTTGGTAAGGCGCTGCAACTAACCCGGCATCAGCGTTTTGTGCACCGGCTAGAGCGGCGCCATAAATGCAGCATTTGTGGCAAGATGTTCAAGAAGAAGTCTCATGTGCGGAACCATCTGCGTACACACACTGGGGAGCGGCCCTTCCCATGCCCTGACTGCTCTAAGCCTTTCAACTCACCAGCCAACCTGGCCCGCCACCGgctcacacacacaggggagCGGCCTTACCGATGTGGGGACTGTGGCAAGGCTTTCACTCAGAGCTCCACTCTGAGGCAGCATCGCCTGGTGCATGCCCAGCATTTCCCCTATCGCTGCCAGGAGTGTGGAGTCCGCTTTCACCGCCCATATCGCCTGCTCATGCACCGCTATCACCACACAGGCGAGTACCCCTACAAGTGTCGTGAGTGCCCCCGCTCCTTCTTGCTGCGCCGGCTGCTAGAGGTCCACCAGCTTGTGATCCACGCCGGGCGTCAGCCCTACCGCTGCTCATCCTGTGGGGCTGCCTTCCCCTCATCACTGCGGCTTCGTGAGCATCGCTGTGCAGCTGCTGCCACCCAGGCCCCACGGCGCTTTGAGTGTGGGACCTGTGGCAAGAAAGTGGGCTCTGCTGCTCGCCTGCAGGCACATGAAGCTGCCCATGCTGCTGCAGGTCCTGGAGAGGTCTTAGCTAAGGAGCCCCCGGCTCCCCGGGCCTCCAGGGCTACTCGAACACCAGTCACACCCTCCCCAACAGCCCTTGGTGGTACAACCTCTGCTGCCCCTGCAGCCCCTGCCCGGCGTCGGGGTCTGGAATGCAGTGAGTGCAAGAAGCTCTTTAGCACAGAGACATCACTGCAGGTCCATCGGCGCATCCACACGGGTGAGCGACCATACCCCTGTCCAGACTGTGGCAAAGCCTTTCGTCAGAGTACCCATCTGAAAGACCACAGGCGCCTACACACAGGCGAGCGGCCCTTTGCTTGTGAAGTGTGTGGCAAGGCCTTTGCCATCTCCATGCGCCTGGCAGAACATCGCAGAATCCACACGGGTGAACGGCCCTACTCCTGCCCTGACTGCGGCAAGAGCTACCGCTCCTTCTCCAATCTCTGGAAGCATCGCAAGACTCACCAGCAGCAACATCAGGCGGCAGTACGGCAGCAGCTGGCAGAGGCGGAGGCTGCTGTGGGCCTGGCTGTGATGGAAACTGCAGTGGAGGCTCTGCCCCTTGTGGAGGCCATTGAGATCTACCCTCTAGCTGAGGCTGACGGGGTCCAGATTAGTGGCTAA